In a single window of the Nicotiana tomentosiformis chromosome 10, ASM39032v3, whole genome shotgun sequence genome:
- the LOC138900119 gene encoding uncharacterized mitochondrial protein AtMg00860-like, with the protein MVQNNLLAKHSKCVSGLPSVEYLSHFISAHGVATDPRKIVVVQQWPASVNVKQLGRFLDLAGYYRKFIKGYGLISRPLTDLLKKDSFVWTNVASQFFYPLKLVLTTASVLAFPDYSLPFVVETDASGTGIGAFLMQNNHCIAFISKGLSPRHDALSVYERELLALVFAVTKWSHCLLSQHVIVKTDH; encoded by the coding sequence ATGGTGCAGAACAACCTCTTGGCCAAACATTCTAAGTGTGTATCTGGGTTGCCAAGTGTGGAGTACTTAAGTCACTTTATTTCAGCTCATGGTGTTGCTACTGATCCAAGGAAAATAGTAGTAGTCCAGCAGTGGCCTGCGTCTGTCAATGTTAAGCAACTGGGGAGATTCCTTGATTTGGCTGGTTATTACAGGAAATTCATCAAGGGATATGGCCTTATCAGTCGACCTTTGACAGATCTGCTGAAGAAAGACAGCTTCGTATGGACTAATGTTGCTTCACAGTTTTTTTATCCACTTAAACTAGTTTTAACTACTGCATCTGTCCTAGCATTTCCTGATTATTCCTTACCTTTTGTTGTTGAAACTGATGCCAGTGGCACTGGCATTGGAGCATTCCTTATGCAGAATAATCACTGCATAGCTTTCATCAGCAAAGGCCTATCACCTAGGCATGATGCTCTATCTGTTTATGAAAGAGAACTCCTAGCTTTGGTCTTTGCTGTGACAAAATGGTCACATTGTCTTCTTAGCCAACATGTTATTGTCAAAACTGACCATTGA